One window of Robiginitalea biformata HTCC2501 genomic DNA carries:
- a CDS encoding sterol desaturase family protein — translation METLIGYFETIPSSHRSLLLVSGITIFWLLEGAVPLVRFKYRKWRHALPNIFFTLTTVAVNFALAFLLLQASDWTQTSGFGIINWMPDLPLWAYVALGVLLLDFFGAWLPHFVEHQVKPLWMVHLVHHTDHEVDTTTANRHHPIESVIRFVFTLFGVVLVGTPIGVVMLYQSLSLVSTQFNHANIRLPRRVDRALSWVIVSPDMHKVHHHYVLPYTDSNYGNIFSIWDRLLGTYRELDREAIVYGVDTFPDRKENGSVWGLLRQPFHKYRKPTTTGTGRTDADATGAGARG, via the coding sequence GTGGAAACGCTGATCGGGTATTTTGAAACCATCCCCTCCTCCCACCGGAGCCTCCTGCTGGTGAGCGGGATCACCATTTTCTGGCTCCTGGAGGGAGCGGTCCCGCTGGTTCGGTTTAAATACCGCAAATGGCGGCACGCCCTCCCGAATATCTTTTTCACACTCACCACGGTGGCGGTGAATTTTGCCCTCGCCTTCCTGCTCCTGCAGGCCAGCGACTGGACGCAAACCAGCGGCTTCGGGATCATCAACTGGATGCCGGACCTGCCGCTCTGGGCGTATGTCGCGCTCGGGGTGCTGTTGCTGGATTTTTTCGGGGCCTGGCTCCCGCATTTTGTGGAACACCAGGTGAAGCCCCTGTGGATGGTCCACCTGGTCCACCATACGGACCACGAGGTAGACACCACCACGGCCAACCGGCACCACCCGATCGAAAGCGTGATCCGGTTTGTATTCACGCTGTTTGGTGTCGTGCTGGTGGGTACGCCCATAGGTGTTGTGATGCTCTACCAGTCGCTCTCTTTGGTTTCCACCCAGTTCAACCACGCCAATATCCGCCTGCCGCGCAGGGTAGACCGGGCGCTGAGCTGGGTGATCGTCTCCCCGGACATGCACAAGGTGCACCACCACTATGTGCTGCCCTACACGGATTCCAACTACGGCAATATTTTTTCTATCTGGGACCGGTTGCTGGGGACGTATCGGGAACTGGACCGGGAAGCCATCGTCTACGGCGTGGATACCTTCCCGGACCGAAAGGAGAATGGGAGTGTCTGGGGGTTGTTGCGGCAGCCCTTCCACAAATACCGGAAACCCACCACAACAGGCACGGGCCGCACGGATGCCGATGCAACCGGGGCGGGTGCCCGGGGTTAG
- a CDS encoding exo-beta-N-acetylmuramidase NamZ family protein: MLTTLKNTLFALLLGLAACGSSTGQPAEAGTPANDPVTGANQTDAYFPLLRGKRIALVANQTSVVFRDGKEPVHLADSLLAAGMDLRRVFAPEHGFRGQADAGEHVQDGTDIRTGLPIISLYGTNRKPGPEHLEGLDLVVFDIQDLGVRFYTYIATLQLVMEACAEAGIPVLVLDRPNPNANFVDGPIMEDAHKGFLGMTPIPLAYGMTLGEYAEMINAEGWLEGGIRAELTVIPLQNYQRSIPYELPIPPSPNIPNTQAAMLYPSLGLFEGTTANAGRGTDHQFQAFGAPYLDPGHFAFSYTPRPNPGASHPKHEGVLCHGRDLRNVEPPRAVNLEWLIEAYTHRDPESEFFLTSGFTRHAGTAELQRQIENGMQMEEIRSSWQPGLEAFRAIRAKYLRYP, encoded by the coding sequence GTGTTAACCACCCTCAAAAATACACTATTTGCACTTCTCCTGGGCCTGGCGGCCTGCGGAAGTTCCACCGGGCAACCCGCCGAAGCCGGGACCCCTGCCAACGACCCGGTAACGGGGGCCAACCAGACGGATGCCTATTTTCCATTGCTCCGGGGCAAGCGGATTGCCCTGGTGGCCAACCAGACCAGCGTCGTCTTCCGGGACGGGAAAGAGCCCGTACACCTGGCCGATTCCCTCCTGGCAGCCGGGATGGACCTCAGGCGCGTATTTGCCCCGGAACACGGTTTCAGGGGTCAGGCGGATGCCGGGGAACACGTACAGGACGGCACGGATATCCGCACAGGCCTGCCGATAATTTCCCTCTACGGGACCAACCGGAAACCCGGCCCGGAACACCTGGAAGGCCTGGACCTGGTAGTCTTCGACATCCAGGACCTGGGCGTGCGATTTTACACCTACATCGCAACCCTCCAGCTCGTGATGGAGGCCTGCGCCGAAGCGGGCATCCCCGTGTTGGTACTGGACCGGCCCAACCCGAATGCAAATTTTGTGGACGGGCCCATTATGGAAGACGCACACAAAGGGTTCCTGGGGATGACCCCCATCCCCCTGGCCTACGGGATGACCCTTGGGGAATACGCGGAAATGATCAATGCGGAAGGCTGGCTGGAAGGAGGCATCCGCGCCGAGCTGACGGTTATTCCCCTGCAAAATTACCAGCGCAGCATCCCGTACGAACTGCCCATCCCCCCCTCGCCGAATATCCCGAATACGCAGGCCGCCATGCTGTATCCCAGCCTGGGCTTGTTTGAGGGGACCACCGCAAACGCCGGCCGGGGAACCGACCATCAGTTCCAGGCTTTCGGGGCCCCCTACCTGGACCCCGGGCATTTTGCCTTTTCGTATACGCCCCGGCCGAACCCCGGCGCAAGCCACCCGAAACACGAAGGGGTGCTATGCCACGGCAGGGACCTGAGAAACGTGGAGCCGCCACGCGCCGTAAACCTGGAATGGCTCATTGAAGCCTATACACACCGGGATCCGGAATCGGAATTTTTCCTCACCAGCGGTTTTACCCGCCACGCGGGAACTGCCGAGCTGCAGCGGCAAATCGAAAACGGGATGCAAATGGAGGAAATACGGTCGTCCTGGCAACCCGGGCTGGAAGCCTTCCGGGCGATACGCGCCAAATACCTGCGGTACCCGTAG
- a CDS encoding ABC transporter permease: MNLELYIARRLIGSKEDKSTISAPIIKIAIAAIALGLLMMLVALATGVGLKYKIREKVSAFNGHIQIYNFDNNVSQVSVVPIARDQEFYPDFNLTDGVRHIQAVATKAGIIRTEDTFEGIIAKGVGPDYDWTAFRDFLVAGELPDYSGELGEEVLVSRLLANRLQLQVGSEFNSLFLKDEDPSRVPNRRRFRVAGIFDSGFEEFDGTYVFTDIRHIQRMYGWEPGEIGNFEIFLDDFDAIGEKSAEIYGKTLSSLDTQTIIDKYYQIFEWIGLFDFNIALIIGIMILVGGINMITALLVLILERTPMIGILKALGARDWSIRKVFLYNAAYLIGIGLLWGNGLGLALLAVQHRFRIFEFPNPEEYYIDYIPVYMDLPTILLLNLGVLLLCLLMLLLPSYIITRISPVRAIQFD, from the coding sequence TTGAATTTAGAATTATACATCGCAAGGCGGCTGATCGGCAGCAAGGAGGATAAAAGTACTATTTCCGCCCCAATCATTAAAATAGCTATTGCCGCCATCGCTTTGGGCCTCTTGATGATGTTGGTTGCCCTGGCCACCGGCGTGGGGCTCAAATACAAGATCCGCGAAAAGGTATCCGCCTTTAACGGCCACATCCAGATCTACAATTTTGACAACAATGTGTCCCAGGTCTCCGTGGTGCCCATCGCCCGCGACCAGGAATTCTATCCGGATTTCAACCTGACCGACGGGGTGCGCCATATCCAGGCGGTGGCTACCAAGGCCGGGATCATCCGGACGGAAGACACCTTTGAGGGGATCATCGCCAAAGGGGTGGGGCCGGATTACGACTGGACGGCCTTCCGGGATTTCCTGGTGGCCGGGGAACTGCCCGATTACAGCGGGGAACTCGGGGAGGAGGTGCTGGTTTCCCGCCTGCTGGCCAACCGGTTGCAGCTTCAGGTGGGCAGCGAATTCAACAGCCTGTTCCTCAAGGACGAGGATCCGTCCCGCGTTCCCAACCGGAGGCGGTTCCGGGTGGCGGGGATCTTTGACAGCGGCTTCGAGGAGTTCGACGGCACCTACGTATTTACGGATATCCGGCACATCCAGCGGATGTATGGGTGGGAACCCGGGGAGATCGGGAATTTCGAGATTTTCCTGGACGATTTTGACGCCATCGGGGAAAAGAGCGCGGAAATCTATGGGAAGACCCTTTCCAGCCTGGACACCCAGACGATTATCGATAAGTACTACCAGATCTTTGAGTGGATCGGGCTGTTCGACTTCAACATCGCCCTGATTATCGGGATCATGATTTTGGTGGGAGGCATCAATATGATCACCGCCCTGCTGGTCCTGATCCTGGAGCGCACCCCGATGATCGGCATCCTCAAGGCACTCGGCGCCCGGGACTGGAGCATCCGCAAGGTGTTCCTCTACAACGCGGCCTACCTGATCGGTATCGGCCTGCTCTGGGGCAATGGCCTGGGCCTGGCGCTGCTGGCCGTGCAGCACCGTTTCCGGATTTTTGAGTTCCCCAACCCCGAGGAATATTATATTGACTATATCCCGGTTTATATGGACCTCCCAACGATTTTGTTGCTCAACCTCGGGGTGCTGCTGCTCTGCCTGCTCATGCTGCTGTTGCCGTCCTATATCATCACCCGCATCAGCCCGGTCCGGGCAATTCAATTCGATTGA